The following are from one region of the Sorghum bicolor cultivar BTx623 chromosome 2, Sorghum_bicolor_NCBIv3, whole genome shotgun sequence genome:
- the LOC8077508 gene encoding aldehyde dehydrogenase 22A1, whose protein sequence is MAFWWPLLVLAAAYALCRLLLFLIPPTVPSIDVDASDVLAKEDSFIYIPRKGKAAQTDKVQCYEPATMKYLGYFPALTPDEVKEHVAQARKAQKIWAKSSFKQRRQFLRILLKYILEHQDLICEVSSRDTGKTMVDASLGEIMTTCEKITWLLDEGEKWLKPEYRSTGRSMLHKRAKVEFYPLGVIGAIVSWNYPFHNVFNPMLAAVFSGNAAVIKVSEYASWSGCFYFRIIQAALSAVGAPENLVHVITGFAETGQALVSSVDKIIFVGSPGVGKMIMKGASETLIPVTLELGGKDSFIVCEDVDLPSVVQVAVRAALQSSGQNCAGAERFYVHNDIYSAFVSQVAKIVKSICVGPPLSGRYDMGAICMMEHSEKLQSLVNDALDKGAEIAVRGSFGNLGEDAVDQFFPPTVLVNVDHTMKIMQEEAFGPILPIMKFNSDEEAIKLANDSKYGLGCAVFSGDQKRAIRIASQIHCGVAAINDFASSYMCQSLPFGGVKDSGFGRFAGVEGLRACCLVKSVVEDRLWPYIKTVIPKPIQYPVSEHGFEFQQLLVETLYGYSMWDRLRSLVNLIKMVTEQNSASVSNATTKKRR, encoded by the exons ATGGCCTTCTGGTGGCCGCTGCTGGTGCTCGCCGCCGCATACGCGCTCTGCCGCCTGCTCCTCTTCCTTATCCCGCCAACCGTCCCATCCATCGACGTCGACGCTTCCGACG TGTTGGCTAAGGAGGACAGCTTCATCTAC ATACCGAGAAAGGGTAAAGCAGCTCAGACTGACAAGGTCCAATGCTATGAACCAGCGACCATGAAATACTTGGGGTACTTTCCTGCGTTGACTCCTGATGAG GTCAAGGAACATGTTGCTCAAGCCAGGAAAGCTCAAAAGATATGGGCAAAAAGCAGCTTCAAGCAAAGGCGCCAGTTTCTTCGAATCCTTCTCAAGTATATACTTGAACATCAGGATCTCATATGCGA GGTATCATCTCGGGACACTGGAAAGACTATGGTTGATGCTTCATTAGGCGAGATAATGACCACATGTGAGAAGATTACCTGGCTTTTAGACGAGGGTGAGAAGTGGTTGAAACCTGAATACAG ATCTACTGGGAGATCAATGCTGCATAAGAGAGCCAAAGTTGAGTTTTACCCTCTTGGAGTGATTGGTGCAATTGTATCTTGGAATTATCCCTTCCATAATGTTTTTAATCCAATGCTGGCTGCAGTATTCTCCGGTAATGCAGCAGTTATTAAG GTCTCAGAATATGCGAGCTGGTCAGGCTGCTTTTATTTTCGTATCATACAAGCAGCTCTTTCAGCTGTTGGTGCACCTGAGAATCTGGTGCACGTAATAACTGG tTTTGCGGAAACAGGCCAAGCTCTTGTATCATCAGTAGACAAAATAATATTTGTGGGATCTCCTGGTGTTGGAAAAATG ATCATGAAAGGGGCATCAGAGACTCTAATACCTGTAACTCTTGAGCTTGGTGGCAAAGATTCATTTATTGTGTGTGAAGATGTAGATTTACCCAGT GTTGTTCAAGTTGCTGTTAGAGCTGCTCTGCAATCTAGTGGGCAGAATTGCGCTGGTGCTGAAAGATTTTATGTTCACAACGACATCTATTCTGCCTTCGTTTCGCAAGTAGCGAAGATAGTCAAATCTATATGTGTT GGTCCCCCATTATCAGGCAGATATGACATGGGTGCAATCTGTATGATGGAGCACTCTGAGAAACTTCAGAGTCTTGTTAATGATGCTCTAGACAAAGGTGCTGAAATTGCTGTCAGAGGGAGCTTTGGGAATCTTGGTGAAGATGCAGTCGATCAATTTTTCCCTCCAACTGTCCTGGTGAATGTTGATCACACAATGAAAATTATGCAAGAAGAG GCATTTGGCCCAATTCTACCAATCATGAAATTCAATTCTGATGAAGAGGCTATCAAACTTGCAAACGACTCAAAGTATGGTCTTGGTTGTGCTGTTTTTTCTGGCGACCAGAAGCGTGCTATCAGAATAGCATCCCAAATACACTGTGGGGTAGCAGCAATCAATGATTTTGCTTCAAGTTACATGTGTCAG TCTTTGCCATTCGGTGGTGTTAAAGACAGTGGATTTGGGAGATTTGCTGGTGTAGAAGGCTTGCGAGCTTGCTGCCTTGTGAAGTCTGTTGTAGAAGATAGATTATGGCCATATATTAAAACAGTGATCCCGAAACCTATCCAG TATCCTGTCTCAGAGCATGGATTTGAGTTCCAGCAGTTGCTTGTGGAGACTCTGTATGGCTATAGCATGTGGGACAGGTTGCGGTCCCTTGTGAATCTTATAAAGATGGTTACCGAGCAGAACTCTGCCTCAGTTTCAAATGCGACGACGAAGAAAAGGCGATGA
- the LOC8077509 gene encoding nicotianamine synthase 3, with protein MVGMGKQQQQQGEAEGKIVLQEETAPVPPPEEDKEAEAALVHKISSLAAAIGKLPSLSPSPEVNALFTELVTACIPRSTVDVERLGPELQEMRGRLIRLCADAEGLMEAHYSDLLAAFDNPLDHLSLFPYFNNYILLSQLEHGLLARHVPAPPPSRVAFVGSGPLPLSSLVLAARHLPAASFDNYDISGDANDRARRLVRGDAALQARMAFRTSDVANVNRELASYDVVFLAALVGMAAEDKARVVEHLGRHMAPGAALVVRSAHGARGFLYPVVDPEEIRRGGFDVLAVHHPEGEVINSVIIARKPVAVDGVGVAELGHAHAHGAVLSRPCLCCEMEARAHQKMEEVAMEQLPS; from the coding sequence ATGGTCGGCATgggcaagcagcagcagcagcagggagaGGCGGAGGGGAAGATCGTCCTCCAGGAGGAGACGGCGCCGGTGCCGCCGCCGGAGGAGGACAAGGAGGCCGAGGCGGCGCTGGTGCACAAGATCTCCAGCCTTGCCGCCGCCATCGGGAAGCTTCCGTCCCTGAGCCCGTCGCCGGAGGTGAACGCTCTCTTCACCGAGCTGGTGACGGCGTGCATCCCGCGCAGCACCGTCGACGTGGAGCGCCTGGGCCCGGAGCTGCAGGAGATGCGCGGCCGCCTGATCCGCCTCTGCGCCGACGCCGAGGGCCTCATGGAGGCGCACTACTCCGACCTGCTCGCCGCGTTCGACAACCCGCTGGACCACCTGTCGCTCTTCCCCTACTTCAACAACTACATCCTGCTCAGCCAGCTGGAGCACGGCCTGCTGGCGCGCCACgtcccggcgccgccgccgtcccgcGTCGCCTTCGTCGGCTCCGGCCCGCTCCCGCTCAGCTCCCTCGTCCTGGCGGCGCGCCACCTCCCGGCCGCCTCCTTCGACAACTACGACATCAGCGGGGACGCCAACGACCGGGCGCGTCGCCTGGTGCGCGGCGACGCCGCGCTCCAGGCGCGCATGGCGTTCCGCACCTCCGACGTGGCCAACGTCAACCGGGAGCTCGCCTCGTACGACGTCGTCTTCCTCGCGGCGCTCGTGGGCATGGCCGCCGAGGACAAGGCCCGCGTCGTTGAGCACCTCGGGAGGCACATGGCCCCCGGCGCTGCGCTCGTGGTGCGGAGCGCGCACGGGGCGCGCGGCTTCCTCTACCCTGTGGTCGACCCCGAGGAGATCCGGCGCGGCGGCTTTGACGTGCTCGCCGTGCACCACCCGGAGGGGGAGGTCATCAACTCCGTCATCATCGCGCGCAAGCCTGTCGCCGTCGACGGGGTGGGAGTCGCCGAACTGGGACACGCGCACGCGCACGGCGCCGTGCTCAGCCGCCCCTGCCTCTGCTGCGAGATGGAAGCCCGGGCGCACCagaagatggaggaggtggCCATGGAGCAGCTGCCGTCCTAG